The Natrinema saccharevitans genome includes the window TCGTCCCCCTCGCTGCCCGCGTCGGCGGCCCGGTCGTCGGCCGACGGCTGTTGCTGGGTGGTCATGTTACAGCGGGATGTTGCCGTGTTTCTTGTCCGGGTTCTGTTCGCGCTTGGTCTCGAGCATCTCGAGGTCGCGGATCAGCCGCGGCCGGGTTTCGGTCGGGACGATGACGTCGTCGAGGAAGCCCTTGTCCGTCGCGGTGTAGGGGTTGGCGAACTCCTCGCGGTACTCCTCGATGAGTTCGTCGCGCAGTTCGTCGGGGTTGTCGGCCTCCTCGAGTTCCTCGCGGTAGAGGATGTTGACCGCGCCCTGTGGGCCCATGACGGCGATCTCGGCGGTCGGCCAGGCGTAGTTGACGTCCGCGCCGAGGTTCTTCGAGGCCATGACGCAGTAGGCCCCGCCGTAGGCCTTCCGGGTGATGACGGTCAGCAGGGGAACGGTCGCCTCGGCGTAGGCGTAGAGCAGTTTCGCGCCGTGGCGGATGATCCCGCGGTGTTCCTGGTCGGTCCCGGGCATGTAGCCGGGGACGTCGACGAAGGTGACGATCGGGATGTTAAAGGAGTCACAGAAGCGGACGAACCGCGAGGCCTTCATCGAGGCGTCGACGGTCAGCGTGCCGGCGTTGACCCGTGGCTGGTTGGCGACGAGACCGACCGAGCGACCGTCGAGTCGGCCGAAGCCGACGACGATGTTCTGTGCGAAGTTGTCCGCGACCTCGAAGAAGGAGCCCTCGTCGACCACCGAGTCGATGACGTTGGTCATGTCGTAGGGCTTCTGGGGACTCGGGGGGACGATGTCCTTGAGCTGCTCGTCGCGGCGGTCGGGGTCGTCCCAGGGCTCGACGCGGGGCGGGTCCTCGACGTTGTTCTGCGGGAGATAGGAGAGGAGTCGCTTGATGTCGTCCAGAGCCTGCTCTTCGCTCTCGCAGGCGAACTGGGCGACGCCGGTCTTGTTCGCGTGAGTCATCGCGCCGCCGAGTTCCTCGTGGGAGACTTCCTCCCCGGTGACGGTCTTGGTGACACCGGGCCCGGTGATGTACATGTGGCTGGTGTCTTTGACCATGAAGATGAAGTCGGTGATCGCCGGGGAGTAGACGGCCCCGCCGGCACACGGCCCCATCGTCGCGGAGATCTGGGGGACGACGCCGCTGGCTTCCTGGTTGCGGCGGAAGATCTCGGTGTAGCCGGCGAGGCTCTTGACGCCTTCCTGAATGCGGGCCCCGGCGGAGTCGTTGAGCCCGATGACGGGCGCGCCGACCTCCATCGCCATATCCATGACCTTACAGACCTTCTCGGCGAAGACCTCGCCGAGCGACCCCCCGAAGACGGTGAAGTCGTGGGCGAAGACGAACGTCGTTCGCCCGTTGACCTCGCCGTAGCCCGTGACGACGCCGTCGCCCGGGACCTTCTTCTCCTCCATCCCGAACTGGCTCGTCTGGTGGGTCCGGAGCTGGTCGAACTCCGTGAACGTGCCGTCGTCGAGGAAGTAGTCGATCCGCTCGCGGGCGGTC containing:
- a CDS encoding acyl-CoA carboxylase subunit beta, whose product is MEDRIDELEELREEARKGGGEARIEKQHDKGKMTARERIDYFLDDGTFTEFDQLRTHQTSQFGMEEKKVPGDGVVTGYGEVNGRTTFVFAHDFTVFGGSLGEVFAEKVCKVMDMAMEVGAPVIGLNDSAGARIQEGVKSLAGYTEIFRRNQEASGVVPQISATMGPCAGGAVYSPAITDFIFMVKDTSHMYITGPGVTKTVTGEEVSHEELGGAMTHANKTGVAQFACESEEQALDDIKRLLSYLPQNNVEDPPRVEPWDDPDRRDEQLKDIVPPSPQKPYDMTNVIDSVVDEGSFFEVADNFAQNIVVGFGRLDGRSVGLVANQPRVNAGTLTVDASMKASRFVRFCDSFNIPIVTFVDVPGYMPGTDQEHRGIIRHGAKLLYAYAEATVPLLTVITRKAYGGAYCVMASKNLGADVNYAWPTAEIAVMGPQGAVNILYREELEEADNPDELRDELIEEYREEFANPYTATDKGFLDDVIVPTETRPRLIRDLEMLETKREQNPDKKHGNIPL